The Aquila chrysaetos chrysaetos chromosome 21, bAquChr1.4, whole genome shotgun sequence DNA window acatGTCTAAGGATGCTCctattttcaaatagaaaaaaggcaaagcagtaCTTTGTTAAcataggtttgggtttttttagtacttttgcatcaaaaaaggttgaaaaacCATAGAACTTTCATTCCTGCACAgttaaaagcaaacactgaaactttcagcttctttctcctcttgttACAAGTTTAGGTGAACATTTCAGACTGTTTGATTCTATACCTGGGCAATATCGTGGGTCcatgatttaatttctttccaaacacaCTGGGCCAATTCCAtctcaaattttaaagaaaaacttttccaaGTGGAAAGTTGGAATTAGCAATCACTCTCCTTCCAATAGGAGGACAAGGGAGCgatggaggaaggaaaggaaaggctgagTACAGTAACTGCTGTGTTCAACTTTGAAAAATCCCAATAATAGTGAAATTTTTAAAGACTACCTTGAAACCTAATTACTGGTCTTGTTTGCACATCCATtcatttagaaaggaaagagtATGTGTTCTCTTGCACAGCCACTTTAGGTGATAGCAGGTTGCAAGACTGATGGCatctatttctctctcctttagGATGAAAGGATTCGTGACGGAGATGTGGTAGCAAGGTGTCAAGCAACCTTCCTGGAATGTGTTTcttcaggaagagaagagatCACTGCCTTATTTTATGGATGTCACTGAAGTAGACTTTGAAGTTCTTTGGAAGCACATCACAAACTTGGCATGGGAAACCACAGCAACAATCATACCTGTTTGATAGATGATTCCTTTAAGTATAACTTGTATGGAGCCGTGTACAGCGTGGTCTTCATCCTTGGTTTGATTACTAACTGTGCCTccctctttgttttctgctttcgGATGAAAATGCGAAGTGAAACAGCCATTTTCATGACAAACCTGGCTgtttcagatttgctttttgtgttcactttgccttttaaaattttttataatttcaaCAGGCACTGGCCTTTTGGAGATAGCCTGTGCAAGATTTCTGGTACAGCATTTCTCACTAACATCTACGGGAGCATGCTGTTCCTCACCTGCATTAGTGTTGACCGTTTCCTTGCTATCGTCTATCCATTCCGATCTCGCACCATTAGGACCAGGAGAAATTCTGCCATAGTCTGTGCTGGTGTTTGGATACTGGTCCTCAGCGGTGGAATTTCAGCTTCATTGTTCTCCACAACCAACATTTCCAACACCAGCACAACCTGTTTTGAAGGTTTTTCCAAACGTATCTGGAAAACCTATCTGTCTAAGATCACTATATTTATTGAAGTGGCAGGTTTCATAATTCCTTTGCTACTCAACCTTACGTGCTCTTCTTTAGTTCTCAGGACTCTCCGGAAACCTGCCACCTTGTCTCAGATCGGGACAAACAAAGAGAAAGTATTGAAAATGATCATTGTGCATGTGGCCATTTTTGTCGTGTGCTTCGTGCCTTACAATTCCATACTCTTCTTGTATGCTCTGGTGCGGTCCCAAGCAATAGCAAATTGCTCCTTGGAGAGGTTTGCGAGGACAATGTACCCAATCACATTGTGCATTGCAACAATGAACTGCTGCTTTGACCCTTTCATCTATTACTTTACATCAGAATCCTTCCAGAAGTCTTTCAATATAAAAACCCAGATAAAAATGGATTCTCTTTTCAAGACTGAGACACCTCTAACAAAGACTGCACTACCAGCACCACAGGATGAAATAAGTGACCAGGCTATTACAAATGGAGGAGACCCAACATCTGAATCGCATTTCTAGTGAGATGTTTACACATGGAGTTATCCCCCATTAACTTCTGATTAACACCATGTGTGAAATTGTTGTTTCAGAATATGTGGGTTCATACATGGtgttaatgaagaaaagatgCTGGGGCATAACTACACAGGTAGACAAATCCTTACACTGGGATGGTCCCATCAGATGCAACAGGTGaacatgaaatataaaaaccCCAATGGATCTCCCTTTGGAGATTATGGATAGGTAACAATGTATG harbors:
- the LPAR4 gene encoding lysophosphatidic acid receptor 4 → MGNHSNNHTCLIDDSFKYNLYGAVYSVVFILGLITNCASLFVFCFRMKMRSETAIFMTNLAVSDLLFVFTLPFKIFYNFNRHWPFGDSLCKISGTAFLTNIYGSMLFLTCISVDRFLAIVYPFRSRTIRTRRNSAIVCAGVWILVLSGGISASLFSTTNISNTSTTCFEGFSKRIWKTYLSKITIFIEVAGFIIPLLLNLTCSSLVLRTLRKPATLSQIGTNKEKVLKMIIVHVAIFVVCFVPYNSILFLYALVRSQAIANCSLERFARTMYPITLCIATMNCCFDPFIYYFTSESFQKSFNIKTQIKMDSLFKTETPLTKTALPAPQDEISDQAITNGGDPTSESHF